From Anabaena sphaerica FACHB-251, one genomic window encodes:
- a CDS encoding four helix bundle protein: MIWQKGMDIAEKCYFLTKLFPKDELYAMVQQIRRSAVSIPANIAEGYGRRYRGEYVRFLNIAQ, encoded by the coding sequence ATGATTTGGCAAAAAGGGATGGATATTGCTGAAAAATGTTATTTTCTTACTAAACTTTTTCCTAAAGACGAATTATATGCTATGGTTCAGCAAATCAGAAGAAGTGCAGTATCCATTCCAGCTAATATAGCTGAAGGATATGGACGACGATATAGAGGAGAATATGTAAGATTTTTAAACATAGCGCAA